The Pseudomonas moraviensis genome contains the following window.
TTGCGGTTTTCATCGGTGTGACTCCTGAGCTTGTTGTTTTTGTCGCAGCAGGTTCAAAAATTTGCGTTGCCTAGGCAGGCCTCTTCGCGAGCAGGCTCGCTCCCACATTTGATACGCGTTGCCCTGTGGGAGCGAGCCTGCTCGCGAAGGCGGATTCAAATTCAATCGATAACTCCAGACGGGTTGGAAGGCCCTCCATATCCCCGCGACTCTGCACCGCGCGACTGCCAATCCAGTTCGCCCGCTGCACCGCCTCGGCAAAACTTTGATGCTCGAGAAGGGCGCTGATCATCCCCACCGCAAAGCCATCTCCGGCACCCACCGTATCGACCACGTTGATCACCGGCACGCCGGCGACAAAACCCTGATCCAGCTGCGTCCGGTAGTAAGCGCCTTCAGGCCCGAGCTTGATCGCCACCGCTTCCGCACCTTGATCAAGATAAAACGCAGCGATGTCCGCCGGGTCGTCAAAACCGGTGAGCAAACGACCTTCGCTCAAACCCGGCAGCACCCAATGGGCAAGGGCGGCGAGGCGGTTGATCTCGCGGATCATCTCGCCCTCGCTGGCCCAAAGGCTCGGGCGCAGGTTCGGATCGAACGACACACTGCGTCCGGCGTTGCGCATGCGGGTCATCAGTTCGAAGGACATTTCCCGCGCCGAAGCCGACAGCGCCGGCGGAATGCCGG
Protein-coding sequences here:
- a CDS encoding sugar kinase gives rise to the protein MSEIDILSFGETMAMLVAEQTGDLAKVEQFHKRIAGADSNVAIGLSRLGFNVAWLSRVGNDSLGRFVVETLIKEGLDCSHVEIDKTHPTGFQFKSRNDDGSDPQVEYFRRGSAASHLSPRSVTDNLLSARHLHATGIPPALSASAREMSFELMTRMRNAGRSVSFDPNLRPSLWASEGEMIREINRLAALAHWVLPGLSEGRLLTGFDDPADIAAFYLDQGAEAVAIKLGPEGAYYRTQLDQGFVAGVPVINVVDTVGAGDGFAVGMISALLEHQSFAEAVQRANWIGSRAVQSRGDMEGLPTRLELSIEFESAFASRLAPTGQRVSNVGASLLAKRPA